A portion of the bacterium genome contains these proteins:
- a CDS encoding Rrf2 family transcriptional regulator encodes MKVTAQEEYAIRCLSQLAKGDAKTTIGQIAAAVGLSDENTAKIMSRLRQLGLVRSIRGKEGGYVLARPAEEISIAAVIEGMSGGLFELERCSGANDGQGCAYHGDCGIRPVWVTLGAVVHDFLDSISLADLLSGEMNVNAHVTQLAAEIDRTRVAPRRGALLPALPGRP; translated from the coding sequence ATGAAAGTCACGGCCCAAGAGGAATACGCCATCCGCTGCCTCAGCCAGCTGGCCAAGGGCGACGCCAAGACGACGATCGGACAGATCGCCGCCGCCGTGGGCCTCTCGGACGAAAACACGGCGAAGATCATGAGCCGCCTGCGCCAGCTCGGCCTCGTCCGGTCGATCCGCGGCAAGGAAGGCGGCTACGTCCTCGCCCGCCCCGCCGAGGAGATCTCCATCGCGGCGGTGATCGAGGGGATGAGCGGCGGGCTGTTCGAGCTGGAGCGCTGCTCGGGGGCCAACGACGGCCAAGGGTGCGCCTACCACGGCGACTGCGGCATCCGCCCGGTCTGGGTCACCTTGGGCGCGGTCGTCCACGACTTCCTCGACTCGATCTCCCTCGCCGACCTGCTGAGCGGCGAGATGAACGTCAACGCCCACGTCACCCAGCTCGCGGCCGAGATCGACCGCACGCGCGTCGCGCCCCGCCGCGGGGCGCTTTTGCCGGCGCTGCCGGGCCGACCGTGA